The Pirellulales bacterium genome segment CGCGATTGGAGCGGCTTGGCCGCCTGTTATTCGGCCGGCATCCCGTTCTTCCGCTGGATGTTCGAGGGAGATTTGTTCTTTAGCGCGATCCTATTCGGGGCCTACTCGCTGGCAATTCTCGGCCAGCCGCGGCGGCTTGTGCGGCAGCCGCTGCCAGTAAAGCGGTTTCGATAGGCGTCAGAATTGCCGACGCTGGCATCGTCGGCATCGGTTTCCATCTTTTTGCGCGGCGGCTCACGTTCGAGGCCGCGGCTTGCCGATGTTAGACTCTAACAGCCACGGATGCTGGGAAGTCTGCGTCATTTAAGCCGAACGAATTGCGATGCTTGGTGTTTTGAGGTCGTAGATCGACTTCTGAATGCACCGGAGCCCCTCACCCCGGCCCTCTCCCAGACGGAGAGGGAGAAGAGGGGGCGTCGCATAGAACGGCTCGATTGTGCGCGGCAACGCAAGGGATTGATCAACGCCGAACTACGCGCGTTTATCCCCGCGCGACCTGCCGTGGCCAAACCGATCCCCGCATATTTGAGATTGCACGGTGAAAACGCCTCCGAGACGAGGCGTTCGGAATTCGAGAACTTTGCCGGCGTGGCCGATTTGTGCGACGCCTTTACGGCGGCGACGGGCTGGCCGTTGCGATACGAGTCTGGCGCCGAACTGCGCCAAGATCCGGTCCTGAAGTGGTCCGCCCCGGTCAACCCGGGCGTAGGAGACGCTCTCGGACACCTCAGGCTTGATCTTGGCGGCTTCGAGGGCAACGCGCGCAGCCTGCTCGCTGATCGAGGGTCGGCCGAGCGGCTTGCCGGCGGGATCGCCGATCTGCTGGGGCAACTGTCGGCCGCGCGGCGGACGGTCTGGAATCGCGAGGCGGAGTTGGCCGCCGGAGTGCCCGTCGTCGCCCGCACCGACGAGCCGAAGCTGCTTGCCGCGCGGCTGAAGTCGATCTTGCAAACCGGCGCGGAAGCTTGCGACACTCAAGCCGCCGCGCTATACATGCTCGATGAATCGACCACGCTGCTCAAGCTCCGTGCCGCGTGGGGATTGCCGGTCGAACGGCTGATGCAACCGGCCCGGCCGCTGGACGGCGCCCTGGCCGATCTCGAGGCCCTGTTGGGACACGCCGTGGCGCTCGAGCGCGCGGCATCGTTCGGCCCGTGGCGCGTGCCCGAGGAATATCCGGCGGCGCTCTGCGTGCCCGTTTCCAGCCCGACCGTTCCGCTGGGAACGCTCTGGCTCTTCTCCGATCGCGAGCGCGACTTCACCGACAGGCAAACCGGTCTGGCTGAGATGACGGCTGGCCGATTGGCGGCCGAACTAGAGCGGGCGATGCTAATCACGGCCCAAATCGAATCGACCGAGACGGCGCGGCAGCTCGACGCCGCGCGGCGATTGCAGCAGAGCCAATTGCCGCAGTCGATTCGGCTCGTGGAAGAAGGCTGGGAATTGGCCGGCCGGATCGATTCGACGGCCGAACTCAGCGGCGCGTTTTACGACTGGCACTGGCTGCCGGGAGACGCGCTGGCCGTGATGATCGGCGAAGCCGGCCAGACAGGGATTGCCGGAGCGCTCACCGCCGCGAATCTTCGCTCGATGGTGCGAACGCTCACGGAATCGGGTTTATCGCCCGCGGAATTGCTCAAGCGAGTCAACCGCTCGCTCTGGCTGACGTCGGCGGGTGATGAATCGGCGTCGCTCGTGTTTGGAATCGTCGATCTCGCGGCCGGGCGGCTGCGATACTCCTGGGCAGGCAAGCCGAGCATGGTCCGGCGAACCTCGATTGCGAGCGACGTGTGCATTGCGTCGCGGGCGCCGCTGGGAGCGACGATCGACGGGGATTTCGCCGAGCAGACGCTGGATTTGGCCGCCGGAGAGACGCTGGTGGTTTGCAGCCGAGAGATGGCCGCAGCCCGCGGTGCGCGAGAGAATGGCTCTGGCTCGGCATCGCGAATCGATAAGTTCTCGGAAATTCGGGGTGAAACGTCGGCCGCCGAACTGATTGGTTCGTGGAGCGAGTTCGGAGCTGATCGCGCCAAGATAACCGCGCATCGAGCGATCGTGGCCGTCAAGCGGACGAGCAAACCGTAGCCGACGCAGATAGCGTCGGCAGCGACGCCCGCGGCGTCCGTGACAACTCCGGGCCGGCCGACGTGGGTGCAATATGGGCAAGACGTTGGTCACCGGCGCGAGCGGGTTCATCGGCGGGCAACTGGTCCGGGAGTTGATCGCCCGCGGCGATGAAGTGGTCTGTCTCGCGCGGCGCGTTGCGGCCGCCGAACAACTGCGGGCGATCGGGGCTCATATCGTCGAAGGGAACGTGACCGCGCCGGAGAGTCTTGTCGCGGCGGTCGCCGACGCCCAGACCGTCTATCACCTGGCCGGGGCGGTCCGCGCGCGGAACGCCGCTGAGTTTTTTCAGATCAATGCAACCGGCGTTGCCAATCTACTCGACACTTGCCGGAAACGATCGACACCTCCGACCGTCGTACTTGTCTCGTCGCTCGCGGCCGCCGGTCCGTCTTCGGCCGACCGGCCGCGGATCGAAGAAGATCCGCCCCGTCCGGTCTCGAACTACGGCCGAAGCAAGCGCGCCGGCGAACTTGAGGCCATCGCCCGAGCCGGCGAAATCCCGATTACGATAATTCGTCCGCCGGTCGTACTCGGCGATGGCGACGCGGTTGGCTTGGCCCTGTTTCGAATTATCTCCGGCTCCGGAATGCACCTCGTGCCGGGCTTGGCGCGCTCGAAGCTTTCGATCGTTCATGTGTCCGATCTCGTGCCGGTATTGATCGCGACTGCGGCGCGCGGCACCCGGCTTCCGCCGGCCGCCGAAACGACCGTCGGACGACACGCCGCGAAGCAGGTCGATCCGCGCGGCTATTATTTCGTCGCCGGCGATCAAGACCCTACCTATGGCGAGCTGGGTCGCCTCATCGGCCAAGCGCTGGGGCGGCGGCGGACCTGCGTGATTCGCTTTCCCCGACCAGCCGTCTGGTCGATCGCCGCTTGCACCGAATTGATCGCGCGAGCCCGCGGCCGCGCGCCATTCGCCGGAATCGACAAGGCCCGCGAGGCTCTAGCCGGGCACTGGACCTGTTCGTCAGCCAGAGCAAAAGCCGATCTCGGCTTCGTGCCCGAGAAATCGCTCCCCAAACTGCTGCGGCAAACGGCCGAATGGTATCGCCGACACGGATGGTTGTAGGCGAATCGCTCGTGGCGGACGCTGCTAGCGTCCGCACCGACGCTGGCAGCGCGTCGGCCACGCGATTCAAATCCGAATCACCCCGCTTCCTTGCGGCGGACGGAAACGTCGTGCGGCAGGCGGTCCCAGTGCGGGCCGCGGAGAATGTTTGGTTCCGAAGGCATTGCGAAGAGGCGCAGCGAGCCGAATGCTTCCGCGCGGGCATGTTCCCAACGATGTGCCGCGATGCTATCGAGAATCCGCTCCGCCACGGCCAGGGCCGCGTGGCCTTGCTCGCCGGTGACGCGCGGCGCGCGGCCGGTCTGGATGCTCTCGATGAAATCGCGATGCTCTTCGACGAGCGCGTTTTGGGCGGGCGCCTCCTGCTCGCGCGTCGGCAGCAGTTCCGCGAACAAGTTTTTCTGCAAATGCTGCTTTTCTTCCAGCGATAGATGGTGCTCGTTGAAATCCGAATCCAGGAGCGAGTCGGCCGGCTCGACGGCAATCGTTCGGCGGGTGGCGAAGTCGATTTCGACCTGCCCGTGCGGCGACCAAATCTGCATTTCGCGCCGCGCGCGATAACTCACCCGCGAGGCGCTCAAATTGGCCGCGCAGCCGCTGACGAACTCGATCCGCGCCTGGGCCACGTCTTCATGCCGGCCCATGATCGAAAGCCCGATCGCGCTGACGCTTCGCACCGGCGAGCGCGCCAGCGACAGGGCGATATCCAGATCGTGAATCATCAGATCGAGCACGACTCCGATATCGGTCGAGCGGAACGTGTAGCCGCCCGCACGCGTCGCCTCGATCAGCCGCGGATCCTGCACTAGCGGCAGCACTCTGGCGAGCGCCGGATTGAATTGCTCGATGTGCCCCACTTGCAGCACGGCGCCGTGCCAATTTGCGGCCCAGACGAGTTCTTCCGCATGCGCCGCCGACGTGGCCAGCGGCTTTTCCATCAACAGGTGAACGCCATGCCGCAGCAGGTCCATGCCGATTGCGTGGTGCAGCGAGGCGGGGGCCGCGACGACGGCCGCATCGATCAGGCCGATCAAGTCGCGATAGTCCGCGAACTCGGCCGCGCCAGTCTCGGCGGCCGCCTGGCGGCGCGATTCGGACACCGGATCGGCCACCGCCACAAGCTGCGCACCCTCGACGCCACCGAGCAGCCGGGCATGAATTCGGCCCAAGTGGCCGCAGCCGATCACCGCGATCCTCACGGGGTTCAAGCGGCCCTCCGTCGTTCGCGGGCCCGGCCGTGCTTCCCTTCTTGCTGCTCTTGGATGAAGCTCAGCAGTGCGTTCACGTGCGGCACCATCTGATCGTTCGACCGCAGAATCTCGCGGGCGTGGTCCAAGCCGACCTTCGCCCGATAAATGAGCCGGTGGGCCTCGGCCAGGCAATGGATCATCTCGGGTGAGAAATCATTGCGTTTCAGGGCGACGACGTTGATGCACCTCGGTCGAGCCGGATGCCCTTCGCACAGCATGTACGGCGGCACGTCATGGATCACGCGGCTGACCGGCGCCACAAAGGAATAGCTGCCGATCGTCGCGTAATGGTGCACGGCGGCGCCTCCCGAGAGCGATGCCCGATCGTGAATCCGCACGTGGCCGGCTAGCAGAGTCGCATTGGCGATGATGATGTGGTCGCCGAGACGGCAATCGTGGGCGACGTGCGAGCAGGCCATCAGAAGATTGTGGCTGCCCACCGTGGTGACGCCTTCTTCCTTTTCGGTTGCGCGGTTCACCGTGACCGATTCGCGAAACACATTGTGATCGCCGATGTTCACCTGCGTGTCGCTGCCGCGATAGCTCACGTCTTGCGGATGGCCGCCGATCACCACGCCGGGGAAAAAGTGGTTATGCTCGCCGATGGTTACGCGCCCCATCAACGTCACGCTGTTCTCGAGCCGCGTGCCGCGCCCGATCCGCACTTCAGGGCCGACCACGCAGAAAGGGCCGATCTCGACGTCCTCGTCGATCTCAGCTCGAGAGTCAATCGCTACATTCTCGGCGATGCGGGTGGTCATCTCGTCTTGGCTCCACTGCGGGCTGTATTTGCGTTCATCCGTGGCCGATTTCCGTTTCTTGCCTCATGCTGACCGCCGGCGGTTTTCGATGCGCTGGCATTCCGTCAGCAGCGCGCGGACCAGTTCGGCGTTCAGCCGGTGGCCGCTGCGATGGGCCGAGATGTGCCCGATCAGGTCACAGCCGGCCAGAGCCAGATCGCCGACGAGATCGAGCATCTTGTGCCGCACGCATTCGTCGCGAAAGCGCAGTTCATTGTCGATCGGGCCGTTGGCGTCGAAGATCAACAGGTCCTTGAGAGTTGCCCGCTTCCCCAGGCCTTGCTCGAGCAGCCAATCCGCCTCGGATTTGAGCATGAACGTGCGGCAGGGGGCCAATTCCTCGCGGAACGTCTCGGGCGTGATCGGAAGCTGCAGCGTCTGGCGGCCGATTCCGTTCCCCAGCCCGTAATCCAAGCGATAGCGAAGCGAGAGTTCGCAGCGTGGGGCCGGCCGGGCCTCGATCCAGCTCTCCTCGTTTCCGACGCGCGTGATCTCGCGGACGACAAGTTGGCTTCGTTCGGCATTCTGCTCGACGACCCCCGCCCCATCGAGACATTCGACGAATGGCTGGCTCGAGCCGTCGCAGCCGGGCAGCTCCGGTTGATCGACCCAAATCTCGCAATTGTCGATTTGCAGGCCCCACAGGGCAGCCAGTACGTGCTCGGTCATCTCGACCGTGGCCCCTTGAGCCTTGAGCGTTGTGCGCCGCGGCGTCTCGAAGCGATTGCCGACCAGGGCCGGAATTCGCACGCGGCGGGCCAGATCGGTCCGCACGAAGACGATCCCCGAATGCTCCGCGCCGGGCCGGAACTCGAGCTGCACGTCGCGCCCGCTCCAATACCCAAAGCCCGAAAGAGAAACCGGCTCGCGGATCGTTCGTTGCTGGCGCTGGGCGTGGATCAAGGGAAGACCGTTCATCCGATAATCGGGCAGAGATCGACAGAGAAGCAGCGAAGAAGGATCGCCCCGCGGCGCGACGGCCGCGGAGCGAGGATGACTTTGGCCTTAGCGCTGGAAGCCTTGCGGCAGGCGGCCCTGATCGCTCGATCGGTTCACCAGCCCGATGATGTCGCCGGTGATGTCGTATTGCTTGTCGACAAACACGATCGGCCGCTGGATTCCTTGCAGGATTTGCTGCGGATCGCTGCTGTCGATCTGCTTGGAGTTGTAGCGGATGACGAGCGCGATATGGTAACGCGTGCAGAATTCATTCACCACGCTCTCGACTTCACGATACGTGTTGAAATAGATTTTCCCCTGGCGCTCCATGAGTTCCTTGTTTTTGAGCGCCTTGTTGACGTTGAAGTCTCCTTGCAGCTTGGCGACTCTTGCTTCGAGTGCGTGATAATCGGGAGAGTCGGGCTTCATGGTCTTGAGCTGCTCGACCATGGCATTGATTTCTTTGGCCTGCCCCTGCCAATCCTTTTCCGTGGCGTCGATTTCCGCCTTGAGCTTATCCATCTGCGACTTGAACAAGACGTGCTTTTCGAATACTAGCCCGACGTCGATCACGGCGATGTTTTGACCACTAGGTCCTGGGCCACCGGCCCCTTGAGCGAATGCCAGGGTGGCCACGGCGGCGACGGCCAGAACGGCCACCAGCGAGGCCGAGATAAGAGAAGTCTTCACGTTTAGCGCTCCTTGCTTGCTGCGGCGTGTCATCCTTGACAGCGCGGTCGCCACGAGCGACGACGCGGCGTTCATCGCGGCCCACCCGCGCCCATGCGGCTGGGCGGGCCAAAACGAGGCGACATTGTGCCGACAACCGCCGGAGGCGTCAAGTGCGAAGTACAAATTACAAAGTACAAAATTCGGGGAATCGCGGGGCTCGCCGCTTCCCCCCGACTACTTTGATCGTAACTCCTCGTTTTGTAATTCACCCTTTGTACTTCGTACTTGTTACCTCGGCGGTTCGAGAGTCACTTCCAGCTTGACCTCTTTACCGCTTCGCAGAACGACGACTTGCACTTTGTCGCCGGCCTTGTATTTCCGCAGCGCGCTGTCGAAATCTTCCAGGTTGCCGATCTTGCTGTCGCCGAGGCGGACGATCGCGTCCCCCGCTTTTAGCCCACCGCGTTCCGCCGGGCTATCCTTCGTCACGCCACTGATGGCATAGCCCGGCGCCTCTTGGCCGAAATCGGGGATGCTGCCGAAATAGGGGCGGTCGCCGTCCGCGCCCGGCCGGCGGCCTTTCGAGGCCTTCGACTCGCTGAACTCCGGCCGCTCGTCCGCCTCGGCCAGCGACGCGGCCACGTCGGCCACCATCTGCGCCACGCGCCGCATGTCGGCCACGTTGATCTTGTCGGCCGTGTCGCTCGGGCGGTGATAGTCACTGTGCGTGCCGGTGAAGAAAAACAGCACGGGAATTTGTTTCGCGTAGAACGACGAATGATCGCTCGG includes the following:
- a CDS encoding OmpH family outer membrane protein, with product MKTSLISASLVAVLAVAAVATLAFAQGAGGPGPSGQNIAVIDVGLVFEKHVLFKSQMDKLKAEIDATEKDWQGQAKEINAMVEQLKTMKPDSPDYHALEARVAKLQGDFNVNKALKNKELMERQGKIYFNTYREVESVVNEFCTRYHIALVIRYNSKQIDSSDPQQILQGIQRPIVFVDKQYDITGDIIGLVNRSSDQGRLPQGFQR
- the lpxA gene encoding acyl-ACP--UDP-N-acetylglucosamine O-acyltransferase — its product is MTTRIAENVAIDSRAEIDEDVEIGPFCVVGPEVRIGRGTRLENSVTLMGRVTIGEHNHFFPGVVIGGHPQDVSYRGSDTQVNIGDHNVFRESVTVNRATEKEEGVTTVGSHNLLMACSHVAHDCRLGDHIIIANATLLAGHVRIHDRASLSGGAAVHHYATIGSYSFVAPVSRVIHDVPPYMLCEGHPARPRCINVVALKRNDFSPEMIHCLAEAHRLIYRAKVGLDHAREILRSNDQMVPHVNALLSFIQEQQEGKHGRARERRRAA
- a CDS encoding SDR family NAD(P)-dependent oxidoreductase — encoded protein: MGKTLVTGASGFIGGQLVRELIARGDEVVCLARRVAAAEQLRAIGAHIVEGNVTAPESLVAAVADAQTVYHLAGAVRARNAAEFFQINATGVANLLDTCRKRSTPPTVVLVSSLAAAGPSSADRPRIEEDPPRPVSNYGRSKRAGELEAIARAGEIPITIIRPPVVLGDGDAVGLALFRIISGSGMHLVPGLARSKLSIVHVSDLVPVLIATAARGTRLPPAAETTVGRHAAKQVDPRGYYFVAGDQDPTYGELGRLIGQALGRRRTCVIRFPRPAVWSIAACTELIARARGRAPFAGIDKAREALAGHWTCSSARAKADLGFVPEKSLPKLLRQTAEWYRRHGWL
- a CDS encoding GAF domain-containing SpoIIE family protein phosphatase, giving the protein MAKPIPAYLRLHGENASETRRSEFENFAGVADLCDAFTAATGWPLRYESGAELRQDPVLKWSAPVNPGVGDALGHLRLDLGGFEGNARSLLADRGSAERLAGGIADLLGQLSAARRTVWNREAELAAGVPVVARTDEPKLLAARLKSILQTGAEACDTQAAALYMLDESTTLLKLRAAWGLPVERLMQPARPLDGALADLEALLGHAVALERAASFGPWRVPEEYPAALCVPVSSPTVPLGTLWLFSDRERDFTDRQTGLAEMTAGRLAAELERAMLITAQIESTETARQLDAARRLQQSQLPQSIRLVEEGWELAGRIDSTAELSGAFYDWHWLPGDALAVMIGEAGQTGIAGALTAANLRSMVRTLTESGLSPAELLKRVNRSLWLTSAGDESASLVFGIVDLAAGRLRYSWAGKPSMVRRTSIASDVCIASRAPLGATIDGDFAEQTLDLAAGETLVVCSREMAAARGARENGSGSASRIDKFSEIRGETSAAELIGSWSEFGADRAKITAHRAIVAVKRTSKP
- a CDS encoding Gfo/Idh/MocA family oxidoreductase, giving the protein MRIAVIGCGHLGRIHARLLGGVEGAQLVAVADPVSESRRQAAAETGAAEFADYRDLIGLIDAAVVAAPASLHHAIGMDLLRHGVHLLMEKPLATSAAHAEELVWAANWHGAVLQVGHIEQFNPALARVLPLVQDPRLIEATRAGGYTFRSTDIGVVLDLMIHDLDIALSLARSPVRSVSAIGLSIMGRHEDVAQARIEFVSGCAANLSASRVSYRARREMQIWSPHGQVEIDFATRRTIAVEPADSLLDSDFNEHHLSLEEKQHLQKNLFAELLPTREQEAPAQNALVEEHRDFIESIQTGRAPRVTGEQGHAALAVAERILDSIAAHRWEHARAEAFGSLRLFAMPSEPNILRGPHWDRLPHDVSVRRKEAG
- the lpxC gene encoding UDP-3-O-acyl-N-acetylglucosamine deacetylase, with protein sequence MNGLPLIHAQRQQRTIREPVSLSGFGYWSGRDVQLEFRPGAEHSGIVFVRTDLARRVRIPALVGNRFETPRRTTLKAQGATVEMTEHVLAALWGLQIDNCEIWVDQPELPGCDGSSQPFVECLDGAGVVEQNAERSQLVVREITRVGNEESWIEARPAPRCELSLRYRLDYGLGNGIGRQTLQLPITPETFREELAPCRTFMLKSEADWLLEQGLGKRATLKDLLIFDANGPIDNELRFRDECVRHKMLDLVGDLALAGCDLIGHISAHRSGHRLNAELVRALLTECQRIENRRRSA